In Luteibacter mycovicinus, a genomic segment contains:
- a CDS encoding glycosyltransferase family 2 protein: MAQRSPDATRLPISVCVIAQNEADRIVACLTSASFCDDLVVVDGGSTDDTVALAESAGARVIHRPFDGFRTQKDFAVAAARHEWVLCLDADECVDPGLRAALEKRFAEGFGDTAAFRIVRRNRFLGKVMKYGNAGSDRVVRLFDRRKAGWHGAREIHESVVVRGETRAIDGWLDHDPYRSLSAMLAKQERYAHLMAEEAFAKNKRTGLAQIVLSPMFRFLKGYVFRGGFLDGWRGLVYALLRVEYVRRKYLKQYLLQKGFKP, encoded by the coding sequence ATGGCCCAGCGCTCCCCCGACGCCACGCGTCTGCCGATTTCCGTCTGCGTCATCGCGCAGAATGAAGCCGATCGCATCGTCGCCTGCCTGACCTCGGCGTCGTTCTGCGACGATCTGGTCGTGGTGGATGGCGGCTCGACCGACGACACGGTGGCCCTCGCGGAGTCCGCGGGTGCCCGGGTGATTCATCGCCCCTTCGACGGGTTTCGCACGCAGAAGGACTTTGCCGTCGCTGCCGCCCGGCACGAATGGGTCCTGTGCCTGGATGCCGACGAGTGCGTCGACCCTGGCCTGCGTGCGGCCCTGGAAAAACGTTTTGCCGAGGGCTTCGGCGATACGGCCGCCTTTCGCATCGTTCGCCGCAACCGCTTCCTCGGCAAGGTGATGAAGTACGGCAATGCGGGCTCGGATCGTGTCGTGCGTCTTTTCGACCGCCGCAAGGCCGGCTGGCACGGCGCGCGGGAGATTCACGAATCCGTCGTCGTCAGGGGCGAGACGCGCGCCATCGACGGTTGGCTGGATCACGATCCATACCGCTCGCTGTCGGCGATGCTTGCCAAGCAGGAACGCTACGCGCACCTGATGGCGGAAGAAGCCTTCGCGAAAAACAAGCGCACCGGGCTCGCGCAGATCGTGTTGAGTCCGATGTTCCGTTTCCTCAAGGGCTACGTCTTCCGCGGCGGCTTTCTCGACGGGTGGCGCGGTCTTGTCTATGCGCTGCTTCGTGTCGAGTACGTGCGCCGCAAATATCTCAAGCAGTATCTGCTGCAGAAAGGTTTCAAGCCCTGA
- the metF gene encoding methylenetetrahydrofolate reductase [NAD(P)H], whose translation MPAISFEFFPPKTDEQRDQLDAAVSRLKGRGPDYVSVTFGAGGSTLSYTDDTVKRLRADHGLSVAPHLSCMGGTKAEIGALLDTYKASGCRRIVALRGDLPSGMATPGDFRYAAELVGFIREHSGDHFHIEVAAYPETHPQAENALADLRHFKTKVDAGADGAITQYFFNADAYFRFVDDVTRLGVKVPVVPGIMPIANFSQLRRFSEQCGAEIPRWIVKRMQAHGDDAAAVRELGADVVAELCRRLLEGGAPGLHFYTINRARATTSVLDRL comes from the coding sequence ATGCCGGCCATCAGCTTCGAGTTCTTCCCGCCCAAGACCGACGAACAGCGCGATCAGCTCGACGCCGCGGTCAGCCGTCTCAAGGGACGCGGGCCGGACTACGTGTCCGTGACGTTCGGCGCGGGCGGCTCGACACTCAGCTACACCGACGACACGGTGAAGCGGCTGCGTGCGGATCACGGGCTCTCGGTGGCCCCTCACCTCTCCTGCATGGGCGGGACGAAGGCGGAAATCGGCGCGCTGCTGGACACGTACAAGGCATCAGGCTGCCGACGCATCGTTGCGCTGCGCGGCGACCTGCCCTCAGGCATGGCGACGCCCGGCGACTTTCGCTACGCGGCGGAACTGGTCGGCTTCATCCGCGAACACAGCGGCGATCATTTCCACATCGAAGTCGCCGCCTACCCCGAAACCCATCCCCAGGCCGAGAATGCCCTGGCCGATCTTCGCCATTTCAAGACCAAGGTGGACGCAGGCGCGGACGGCGCCATCACGCAGTACTTCTTCAATGCCGACGCGTACTTTCGTTTCGTCGACGACGTGACCCGCCTCGGCGTCAAGGTGCCGGTCGTTCCGGGCATCATGCCGATCGCGAACTTCAGCCAGCTGCGTCGGTTCTCGGAGCAGTGCGGCGCGGAGATTCCCCGCTGGATCGTCAAGCGCATGCAGGCGCATGGCGACGATGCCGCCGCGGTGCGCGAGCTCGGCGCCGATGTGGTCGCGGAGCTTTGCCGTCGACTGCTCGAGGGCGGCGCGCCGGGTCTGCACTTCTACACGATCAACCGCGCGCGCGCGACGACGTCGGTACTCGATCGCCTGTAG
- a CDS encoding DUF4232 domain-containing protein: protein MLALLAMTALAAAPATVPASPCRAESLALRTDGENGNFNGMSHGGTRLIVRNTGSSDCLLPGLPTVIFLDADGKTLATERKAPAGMHPGPVVLPVRLAPGAEASTPLRWVSGEVYDDSRCVSIARVRVRYGAKALVEGLASGRICSPGDAPAAVEQPPLSVKK from the coding sequence ATGCTCGCATTGCTCGCGATGACCGCCCTCGCCGCCGCTCCCGCAACCGTCCCTGCGTCACCCTGCCGCGCGGAATCGCTGGCGCTGAGAACGGACGGCGAGAACGGCAACTTCAACGGCATGTCGCACGGCGGCACCCGTCTGATCGTGCGCAATACGGGCTCCTCCGACTGCCTGCTGCCGGGACTGCCGACGGTGATCTTCCTGGACGCCGACGGGAAGACCCTCGCCACGGAGCGTAAGGCGCCGGCTGGGATGCATCCCGGTCCGGTGGTGCTGCCGGTACGGCTGGCGCCCGGCGCGGAAGCCTCGACGCCGTTGCGTTGGGTCAGTGGCGAGGTTTACGACGACAGTCGTTGTGTGTCGATCGCCCGGGTGCGAGTGCGCTACGGTGCGAAGGCGCTCGTGGAGGGCCTGGCGAGTGGTCGCATCTGTTCGCCGGGGGACGCGCCGGCGGCGGTCGAGCAGCCGCCCCTGTCGGTGAAAAAATAA
- a CDS encoding DUF4124 domain-containing protein, translated as MPAVIRALLLLALLLLALPASAQTEIHRCVGADGRPAFSDQPCASIGATSVLPPASAPAFASTTGDSAAGPSGPSAGLLCAKNLADLRQGISQAFATRNANRIGGLILWNGSSQGAVDGIRGIESLIRQPLVALEGNEASGIDAVTSSPGADASTRRAHFDVVRDAGCLWLRPPA; from the coding sequence GTGCCTGCCGTGATCCGCGCCCTCCTTCTGCTGGCCCTGCTTCTGCTCGCCCTCCCCGCTTCGGCGCAGACGGAGATTCACCGTTGCGTCGGCGCCGACGGGCGTCCCGCGTTCAGTGACCAGCCCTGCGCGAGCATCGGCGCGACATCCGTGCTGCCGCCTGCCAGTGCCCCTGCCTTCGCCTCGACCACGGGCGATTCGGCGGCCGGTCCGTCCGGCCCGTCGGCCGGGCTGCTCTGCGCGAAAAACCTGGCCGACCTGCGCCAGGGGATAAGCCAGGCGTTTGCGACCCGCAATGCCAACCGCATCGGCGGCCTGATTCTCTGGAATGGTTCGAGCCAGGGCGCCGTCGATGGCATCCGCGGAATCGAGTCGCTGATCCGGCAACCGCTGGTCGCACTCGAGGGCAACGAAGCCAGCGGCATCGACGCCGTGACCTCATCGCCCGGGGCCGACGCATCCACCCGCCGGGCACATTTCGACGTGGTGCGCGACGCGGGTTGCCTGTGGCTGCGGCCACCCGCCTGA
- a CDS encoding CDP-glycerol glycerophosphotransferase family protein has translation MRACVMFATETYALPILRPLAAAAVARGVQVRWLVTDAVAQRLTVDEQRLRNMADIRAFSPDATFCAANWAPPGVPGLKVQVFHGFNANKREPDRGHFAIRGFFDLYTTQGPATTLPFEALAREHGHFAVVETGWPKLDPLFAGNVAHPIERDARPLIMFASTFSHRLSCAPAMLDTLRTLIARNDRQWLLTLHPKSDPGLIRAYQALEASNARFMDSERLVDMERAADMLVCDTSSVIHEFAVQNKPVVTIANRRPEPFMLDVATPGDVDAAIDLALSKPPSLMAAIQAHGDDIHPYRDGRSSERVLDATDAMIAAGKAKLHRKPLNLVRRYKAWRDRASLFPA, from the coding sequence ATGCGCGCATGCGTCATGTTCGCCACCGAAACCTATGCCTTGCCGATCCTGAGGCCACTGGCTGCGGCGGCGGTGGCGCGCGGCGTCCAGGTTCGCTGGCTGGTGACCGACGCGGTGGCGCAGCGACTGACCGTCGACGAGCAGCGCCTGCGCAACATGGCCGACATACGCGCCTTTTCGCCGGACGCGACATTCTGCGCGGCGAACTGGGCGCCCCCCGGTGTCCCCGGTCTCAAGGTCCAGGTATTCCACGGTTTCAACGCCAACAAGCGTGAGCCCGACCGCGGGCATTTCGCCATTCGTGGGTTTTTCGACCTGTACACGACGCAAGGCCCGGCGACCACGCTTCCGTTCGAAGCGCTCGCCAGAGAACACGGCCATTTCGCAGTGGTCGAAACCGGCTGGCCCAAACTCGATCCCTTGTTCGCCGGGAACGTCGCCCATCCGATCGAGCGCGACGCACGGCCACTCATCATGTTCGCTTCGACGTTCAGCCACCGACTGAGCTGCGCACCGGCGATGCTCGACACGCTGCGCACACTCATCGCGCGTAACGACCGCCAGTGGTTGCTGACGCTTCACCCTAAATCGGATCCCGGGCTGATCCGCGCCTACCAGGCGCTCGAGGCCTCCAATGCGCGCTTCATGGACTCGGAACGCCTGGTCGATATGGAGCGCGCCGCCGACATGCTCGTGTGCGACACGTCGTCGGTGATCCACGAATTCGCGGTACAGAACAAACCCGTCGTCACCATCGCCAACCGTCGGCCCGAGCCTTTCATGCTTGACGTTGCCACGCCCGGCGACGTGGACGCGGCCATCGATCTCGCGCTTTCGAAGCCGCCGTCACTGATGGCGGCGATCCAGGCCCATGGTGACGACATCCATCCCTACCGCGATGGCCGCTCCAGCGAACGCGTGCTCGACGCGACGGATGCGATGATCGCCGCCGGCAAGGCGAAACTGCACCGCAAGCCGCTCAATCTGGTCAGACGCTACAAGGCGTGGCGCGACCGCGCGTCGCTGTTCCCGGCCTGA
- a CDS encoding branched-chain amino acid transaminase has product MSQNYPEWIWQNGQIKPWRDATVHVMAHALHYGSSVFEGIRSYETPDGAAIFRLTDHLKRLYLSAKIYDIEIPYPIDELAAACRDVVKKNDLRAAYLRPVAFRGLGGFGLSADCPTDVAVATWPMGPYLGPEALENGIDACVSSWQRFAPNTIPAGAKAGGNYLSGQLIAREARRLGFGEGIALASSGLLSEGAGENLFLVFDGALHTTPASASILTGITRHTLMTLAREEGIDVIERDLPREYLYLADEILMCGTAAEVTPIRSVDGKKIGTGKAGPVTRRLQELFFGLFSGKTADRWGWLEKL; this is encoded by the coding sequence ATGTCGCAGAACTACCCCGAATGGATCTGGCAGAACGGGCAGATCAAGCCCTGGCGCGATGCCACTGTCCATGTCATGGCCCACGCGCTGCACTACGGATCCTCGGTGTTCGAGGGTATCCGCAGCTATGAGACGCCGGATGGCGCGGCCATCTTCCGCCTTACGGATCATCTCAAGCGCCTGTATCTCTCGGCGAAAATCTACGATATCGAGATTCCGTACCCGATCGACGAACTGGCCGCCGCCTGCCGCGACGTCGTCAAGAAGAACGATCTTCGCGCCGCCTACCTCCGTCCGGTGGCCTTCCGCGGCCTGGGTGGTTTCGGGCTGTCTGCCGACTGCCCGACCGACGTCGCCGTGGCGACCTGGCCGATGGGCCCCTACCTCGGACCCGAGGCGCTCGAAAACGGCATCGACGCCTGCGTTTCCAGCTGGCAGCGTTTTGCACCCAACACGATTCCGGCAGGTGCCAAAGCCGGCGGCAACTATCTGTCGGGTCAGCTGATCGCGCGTGAAGCGCGTCGCCTCGGCTTCGGCGAAGGCATCGCGCTCGCCTCGTCGGGCCTGCTCAGCGAAGGCGCCGGTGAGAACCTGTTCCTGGTGTTCGACGGTGCGCTGCATACGACGCCCGCCAGTGCCTCCATCCTCACCGGTATCACCCGCCACACGCTGATGACCCTCGCACGCGAGGAAGGCATCGACGTGATCGAACGGGACCTGCCGCGCGAGTACCTGTACCTCGCCGACGAGATCCTCATGTGCGGTACCGCCGCCGAAGTCACGCCGATCCGCTCGGTCGACGGCAAGAAGATCGGCACCGGCAAGGCCGGCCCGGTCACGCGTCGTCTGCAGGAGCTCTTCTTCGGCCTCTTCAGCGGCAAGACGGCCGATCGCTGGGGCTGGCTCGAGAAGCTTTGA